In Pseudoalteromonas sp. '520P1 No. 423', the following proteins share a genomic window:
- a CDS encoding vWA domain-containing protein: MARNKRIQQESSIAFLDVICCGFGAIILLLMITKTVQPIVLEKSAVNLDAQVENLQKTLFSIRGETTIFNRNLTAKHEQIDNEKKRIAILRTKLATIEAQYAQTSKAATYMQKEKGKLAIALQSLSDEMTRLLGANYKNKNNLIGGIPVDSEYLVFIIDTSGSMYNYGWQRLLEEIIATLDIYPKVKGIQIMNDMGKYMFTNYRRKWIPDTPGRREAIIKRLRTWNPFSNSSPVEGIQKAISTFFTQDKKISLYVMGDEFSGRSIQTVLGTIERINKVNKDNERLVRIHAVGFPVQFMRPTHLQTTGIRFATLMRELTYRNGGTFVGLNDYK; encoded by the coding sequence ATGGCAAGAAATAAAAGGATACAACAAGAGTCAAGTATTGCATTTTTAGATGTGATTTGTTGTGGCTTTGGTGCCATCATTTTACTGTTAATGATCACTAAAACTGTACAGCCAATTGTACTTGAAAAGTCTGCAGTTAATTTAGATGCCCAAGTTGAAAACCTACAAAAAACCTTATTTAGTATTAGAGGCGAAACAACCATCTTTAATCGTAATTTAACGGCCAAACATGAACAAATAGATAACGAAAAAAAGCGTATTGCTATTTTACGTACAAAGCTCGCGACCATTGAAGCCCAATACGCCCAAACTTCAAAAGCTGCAACTTACATGCAGAAAGAAAAAGGGAAACTAGCAATTGCGCTGCAATCGCTTTCGGATGAAATGACCCGTTTGTTAGGTGCAAATTATAAGAATAAAAATAACTTAATTGGGGGGATCCCAGTTGATAGTGAATATTTAGTTTTCATTATAGATACATCCGGCAGTATGTATAACTATGGTTGGCAAAGATTATTAGAAGAAATTATCGCAACATTGGATATATACCCTAAAGTCAAAGGCATTCAAATTATGAATGATATGGGTAAATATATGTTCACAAATTATAGAAGGAAGTGGATCCCCGATACACCAGGACGTAGAGAGGCAATTATAAAACGGTTAAGAACATGGAACCCCTTTAGTAACAGTAGTCCAGTTGAAGGCATTCAAAAGGCGATTAGTACTTTTTTTACTCAAGATAAAAAAATTAGTTTGTATGTCATGGGTGATGAATTTTCTGGACGTTCAATTCAAACAGTACTGGGTACCATAGAGCGAATAAACAAAGTAAATAAGGATAACGAAAGATTGGTAAGAATACACGCGGTTGGTTTTCCTGTTCAATTTATGCGACCTACTCATTTACAAACAACAGGCATTCGATTTGCAACCTTAATGCGAGAACTAACATATAGAAATGGCGGTACTTTTGTTGGGCTAAATGATTACAAATAG
- a CDS encoding vWA domain-containing protein, with the protein MTKKRQFTTFSLSFLDIMSCGFGAVILVFLIIKHDVDTVVDAQNITLKAEVNLLEEEILEGDKNLVKLKNTISTLDQTLVETSGLARRINDEIDAINNKVTQLDIPDDDQQLLDLKNKIKTLMLEKEKLEDEQAKGNDARDFSGQGNRQYLTGLKLSGARTLILIDTSASMLDNSIVNIIRKKYMPDEAKRASSKWMRAILAVEWLIAKFPVQSQYQIYAFNTDVSAAFKDSIHKWHYISDKETLNSSIKNLRTTAPTGGTNLEKAFQVVNYLDPLPDNILLITDGLPTQSSTTDKNATTITGPQREALFEKAVNSLPEGIPVNVLLWPMEGDPMAASAFWKLAQYTSGSFMSPSQDWP; encoded by the coding sequence ATGACAAAAAAGCGCCAGTTTACAACTTTTAGCTTATCATTTCTTGATATTATGTCTTGCGGTTTTGGTGCTGTGATCTTAGTTTTTTTAATTATTAAACACGATGTTGATACTGTTGTTGATGCACAAAACATTACTTTAAAGGCTGAAGTTAATTTATTAGAAGAAGAAATTTTAGAAGGAGATAAAAATTTAGTAAAACTAAAAAATACAATTTCAACTTTAGATCAAACTTTGGTCGAAACAAGTGGTTTAGCCCGTAGGATTAATGATGAAATTGATGCAATAAATAATAAAGTAACACAACTAGATATACCCGATGACGATCAACAATTATTAGATTTAAAGAATAAAATAAAAACCCTGATGCTTGAAAAAGAAAAGCTTGAAGATGAACAAGCTAAAGGGAATGACGCCAGAGACTTTTCCGGTCAAGGAAATAGACAATATTTAACAGGCCTAAAGCTCAGTGGCGCCAGAACCTTAATTTTAATAGATACCTCCGCAAGTATGTTAGATAACTCGATTGTAAATATCATTCGAAAAAAATATATGCCAGATGAAGCAAAAAGAGCTTCTTCAAAATGGATGCGTGCCATTTTAGCCGTTGAATGGTTAATCGCTAAATTTCCGGTTCAAAGCCAATATCAAATTTATGCTTTTAATACAGATGTGTCTGCGGCATTTAAAGACAGTATTCACAAATGGCATTATATATCGGATAAAGAGACTCTAAACTCTAGTATTAAAAACCTGAGAACAACAGCGCCTACTGGCGGTACAAATCTAGAAAAAGCATTTCAGGTGGTTAATTACTTAGATCCCCTACCCGATAATATTTTGTTAATTACCGATGGTTTACCAACTCAAAGTAGTACCACGGATAAAAATGCGACCACGATTACAGGCCCTCAAAGAGAAGCTTTATTTGAAAAAGCAGTAAATAGTTTGCCTGAAGGTATTCCTGTTAATGTTTTATTGTGGCCAATGGAAGGTGATCCTATGGCTGCTTCTGCATTTTGGAAACTTGCACAATATACTTCAGGTTCATTTATGAGCCCTTCACAAGATTGGCCCTAG
- a CDS encoding MotA/TolQ/ExbB proton channel family protein has product MKRSSGSEFIFQIFSLLISILIVHAVYVAVIRPNADALLQQQEAQQQAGSEISTQRSLYIVLKDYEQETCFILMFWVLLIMAFKAKKTVHETSMLNFSVLNIQQGTKVLPEDANSLCRPIENLSKDKQVLLLPRTILIALKRFIATENIAAVATAIKDTCDSEADRLDSELAMVRYISWAIPSIGFIGTVRGIGEALGQAHKAVEGDIIGVTNSLGVAFNSTFIALVISIFIMFFTHQLQLFQERHVQNTQDYCDENLLNHLKIDSSEEC; this is encoded by the coding sequence ATGAAACGAAGTTCTGGCAGTGAATTTATATTCCAAATATTTTCTTTATTGATCTCAATTTTAATTGTACATGCAGTTTATGTTGCTGTGATCAGACCCAATGCAGACGCGCTTTTACAACAGCAAGAAGCACAGCAACAAGCCGGTAGTGAAATTAGTACTCAAAGATCCCTTTATATAGTGCTAAAAGATTATGAACAAGAAACCTGCTTTATATTAATGTTTTGGGTATTGTTGATCATGGCATTTAAAGCAAAAAAAACTGTTCATGAAACTTCAATGCTAAATTTTTCAGTATTAAATATTCAACAAGGTACCAAGGTTTTGCCAGAAGATGCCAATAGTTTATGCCGTCCAATTGAGAACCTGTCAAAAGACAAACAAGTATTGTTATTACCACGCACAATTTTAATTGCACTAAAGCGATTTATAGCAACAGAAAATATCGCAGCAGTTGCGACCGCTATAAAAGATACCTGTGATTCAGAAGCTGATAGATTAGATAGTGAATTAGCAATGGTCAGATATATTTCTTGGGCAATTCCCTCTATTGGATTTATTGGTACTGTACGAGGAATAGGTGAAGCATTAGGTCAAGCGCATAAAGCTGTTGAAGGCGATATTATTGGGGTAACCAATAGCCTAGGTGTGGCATTTAACTCAACCTTTATCGCTTTAGTGATCAGTATATTTATCATGTTTTTCACTCATCAATTGCAACTATTTCAAGAACGGCATGTACAAAATACACAAGATTATTGCGATGAAAATCTGTTAAATCATTTAAAAATTGATAGTTCAGAGGAGTGCTAA
- a CDS encoding PEGA domain-containing protein gives MNKDSNFTNNSNNIIKPSNFVPSSEVIAHKKSQFSTKHLVLVILLCISIIAILYVFTAKSVTFSTMPASKNITLSGGFYVKMSDYYLMLPGKYSLKSDKTGYYQLDTSFEVTQEQNQSFDFEFTKLPGNLELIVKPKVKVAVKIDSESVDLIDGIIKSIPAGDHTLIVSANKYFDYETPITIVGKNKTQNLTIDLSPAWAQISISSTPTETKIFKDGIHLGTTPALLDLLQGAHSLVFKKKGYQDVQRNIDVIALKNETMRDVHLEKLLGILKITSSPSGASVTYGNEFLGKTPILANVVPDQSASLLIFKEGFKQHSQTLIVNSNTQVNKNISLSPILGDVKFKVAPSDALIYINDTLMGRASQDLTLSVKKQSIRIEKSGYVTYHKDILPNPTLAQTFSVQLKTLEQAKWENMKPIISDPSGGKLKLFKPKKTFYAGASRREQGRRANEIKRTLNLSRPFYLGFTEVTNKQFKQFQSEHSSGNVKGKSLNGKLQPVVNITWIQAALFCNWLSDKEKLNNFYDIKDNKLVSFDKNATGYRLPTEAEWIWSSRFIDDKMLKYPWGDSLPPAKKSGNFADISGAAILGNVQPKYNDEYPVSAPVASFNKNQKGIYDLAGNVAEWSHDLYEIQTGLSSKVQYDPMGPLTGDYHVIRGSSWAHGTRTELRLSFRDYGNDKRQDLGFRIAKYAN, from the coding sequence ATGAATAAAGATTCAAATTTTACGAATAACTCAAACAATATAATTAAACCGTCAAATTTTGTGCCTTCAAGTGAAGTGATAGCGCATAAAAAAAGTCAATTTAGCACAAAGCATCTGGTACTGGTAATTCTATTATGTATCAGTATTATCGCGATATTATATGTGTTTACTGCTAAATCAGTTACTTTCAGCACTATGCCCGCTTCTAAGAATATTACTTTATCGGGTGGCTTCTACGTTAAAATGTCAGATTACTATTTAATGTTGCCTGGTAAATACAGCTTAAAGTCAGATAAAACAGGATATTATCAACTTGATACTAGTTTTGAAGTAACTCAAGAACAAAATCAATCTTTCGATTTTGAGTTTACTAAGTTACCAGGAAATCTTGAATTAATTGTTAAACCCAAAGTCAAAGTCGCAGTAAAAATAGATTCTGAATCTGTTGATTTAATAGATGGAATTATAAAAAGCATTCCTGCTGGAGATCATACTTTAATAGTTTCAGCGAATAAATATTTTGACTACGAAACTCCCATAACAATTGTCGGTAAAAATAAAACTCAAAATTTAACGATAGATTTATCACCCGCTTGGGCTCAGATCAGCATAAGTTCAACGCCTACAGAAACTAAAATATTTAAAGATGGCATACATCTTGGTACGACTCCCGCCTTGCTCGATTTACTTCAAGGTGCTCATTCCTTAGTGTTTAAAAAGAAAGGTTATCAAGATGTTCAAAGAAATATAGATGTAATAGCGCTAAAAAATGAAACAATGAGAGATGTGCATTTAGAAAAGTTGTTAGGTATTTTGAAAATTACAAGCTCTCCTAGTGGTGCAAGTGTTACCTATGGTAATGAGTTTTTAGGAAAAACCCCTATTTTAGCTAATGTAGTTCCTGATCAAAGTGCTTCATTATTGATTTTTAAGGAGGGATTTAAGCAGCATAGTCAAACATTAATTGTTAATTCTAATACCCAGGTTAATAAAAATATCAGTCTATCCCCTATTCTCGGTGATGTTAAGTTTAAAGTCGCCCCATCTGATGCTTTGATTTATATTAATGACACTTTGATGGGACGCGCATCACAAGATTTAACTTTATCTGTTAAAAAACAAAGTATACGAATAGAAAAGAGCGGATATGTTACATATCACAAAGACATACTACCTAATCCCACATTAGCACAAACATTTAGTGTTCAGCTTAAAACGTTAGAACAAGCAAAGTGGGAAAATATGAAGCCAATTATTTCAGATCCCTCAGGTGGAAAACTAAAATTATTTAAGCCGAAAAAAACGTTTTACGCAGGTGCTTCGCGTCGTGAACAAGGTCGTCGTGCAAATGAGATCAAGCGTACACTAAACTTATCTCGCCCTTTTTATTTAGGGTTTACAGAAGTTACCAATAAACAATTTAAGCAGTTTCAAAGCGAACACTCTTCTGGCAATGTAAAAGGTAAAAGCTTAAATGGCAAACTTCAACCTGTTGTAAATATCACTTGGATTCAGGCTGCATTATTTTGTAACTGGTTATCAGACAAAGAAAAATTAAACAATTTTTATGACATAAAAGATAATAAACTGGTTTCATTTGATAAAAATGCCACAGGTTATAGATTGCCAACAGAAGCTGAATGGATTTGGTCATCAAGATTTATAGATGACAAAATGCTGAAATACCCTTGGGGGGATTCACTGCCTCCAGCTAAAAAGTCAGGAAATTTCGCTGATATTTCTGGCGCAGCAATTTTGGGTAATGTGCAACCTAAATACAATGACGAATATCCAGTATCTGCTCCCGTTGCTTCATTTAATAAAAACCAAAAAGGGATTTATGATCTTGCTGGTAATGTCGCCGAATGGAGTCATGATTTATATGAAATTCAAACCGGTCTATCTTCAAAAGTGCAATATGATCCTATGGGGCCTCTAACAGGAGACTATCATGTTATCCGCGGCTCAAGTTGGGCACATGGAACTCGGACAGAACTAAGACTTTCATTTCGGGATTATGGCAATGATAAAAGACAAGATCTTGGTTTTAGAATTGCTAAATATGCTAATTAA
- a CDS encoding lipopolysaccharide assembly protein LapB, whose amino-acid sequence MTHKDTSEQQEQAITHSKTFELNDKNIRNSNTKFNSVNFYYLIGITALVFALIFVIFYLPKNISKPELETDSKVFMEKELNKAIDESPWHEAQLSKHRKTSQTILAKVLDKQNILEQHHVELWGKEKFDLAFEKAKQGDLSYRLQEFNKAISLYTESLTELTNLEHEIEQHYQLYLNKGSEALANNNATRAKKQLQIAMYLKPTDVEAQKKYDRALVLDEVLSLNNEGVILIKNKSLDNAKKRFLTAIDLDKNSQLTQDNLKLVEAKITQRDFSKAMSQGYISLNNHEFKTAIKYFTQAQKIIPDSNDPNAAILQSKNQQTQSQISNILKSALELEKSLKWQDAAKEYNKALLIDSSLTSARVGLIRTKSKADLEHKLNGIINYPARLSNNNVYQEAQNIYKQATEIQNPDVNLLKQITSVQHILRQSKLPINIEILSDDLTRITIYRIGDIGHFTNKNMSLKPGEYTLIGSRNGYRDIRKVVNLLPGSKNNKILVKCVEKVNNG is encoded by the coding sequence ATGACTCATAAAGATACTTCGGAACAACAAGAACAGGCGATAACTCACTCTAAAACTTTTGAATTAAATGATAAAAATATAAGGAACTCAAATACTAAGTTTAATAGCGTTAACTTTTATTACCTTATAGGGATAACAGCCTTAGTTTTCGCTTTGATTTTTGTTATTTTTTATTTACCAAAAAATATCTCTAAACCTGAGTTAGAAACTGATAGTAAAGTGTTTATGGAGAAAGAGTTAAATAAAGCAATTGATGAATCTCCATGGCATGAAGCACAATTATCAAAACATCGAAAAACCTCTCAAACAATTTTGGCTAAAGTGCTTGATAAACAGAATATACTCGAACAGCATCATGTTGAGCTATGGGGAAAAGAGAAGTTTGATCTGGCTTTTGAAAAAGCGAAACAAGGTGATTTATCTTATCGGCTTCAGGAGTTTAATAAAGCGATTTCACTCTATACTGAATCGCTCACTGAACTAACTAATCTAGAGCATGAAATTGAACAACACTATCAATTGTATTTAAATAAAGGCAGTGAAGCTTTAGCTAACAATAATGCAACGAGAGCAAAGAAACAATTACAAATAGCCATGTATTTAAAGCCCACAGACGTTGAGGCACAAAAAAAATACGATCGTGCACTAGTATTAGATGAGGTACTCTCATTAAATAATGAGGGTGTCATTTTAATAAAAAATAAATCATTAGATAATGCTAAAAAACGTTTTTTAACTGCTATAGATTTAGATAAAAACTCTCAATTAACACAAGATAATTTAAAATTAGTTGAAGCTAAAATCACACAAAGAGATTTCTCTAAAGCCATGTCTCAAGGTTATATCAGTTTAAATAACCATGAATTTAAAACTGCCATAAAGTATTTTACCCAAGCACAAAAAATAATACCTGATTCGAATGATCCAAATGCAGCAATATTACAATCTAAAAATCAACAAACACAGAGTCAAATTTCGAACATATTAAAATCAGCCTTAGAACTAGAAAAGTCACTTAAATGGCAAGATGCTGCTAAAGAATATAATAAAGCTTTATTAATAGATTCAAGCCTTACCTCAGCACGAGTGGGCTTAATAAGAACTAAATCAAAAGCTGACTTAGAGCATAAACTTAATGGCATTATTAATTATCCAGCGCGGTTATCAAACAATAATGTGTATCAAGAGGCACAAAATATTTATAAACAAGCAACTGAAATACAAAACCCAGATGTAAACCTACTAAAACAAATCACATCAGTACAACATATTTTGAGGCAAAGTAAATTACCAATCAATATTGAAATTTTATCTGATGATTTAACACGTATCACTATTTATCGTATTGGAGATATTGGTCATTTCACCAATAAAAATATGTCTCTAAAACCAGGTGAATATACTTTAATCGGCTCAAGAAATGGTTATAGGGATATTAGAAAAGTTGTGAATTTACTACCTGGCAGTAAAAATAATAAAATTCTTGTTAAGTGCGTTGAAAAAGTAAATAACGGGTGA
- a CDS encoding tetratricopeptide repeat protein: MTKNLYLNFSFLILTFLCFSISAANTISNPSNPFKLADNNSPKTLNEQITDYENAIEELESAEGVYSDKLAQELANLADIYQKQQKHDLAITTFNRSLHLNRINDGLYSKAQISILEKIILSLKQQKKWKQVHEKYNYLYWLHNRNFAEQDEEMLQVLVKLANWNLTSYAMSYSPSPAQDLYNAHYLYKMALNISETVYGEFDKRNIYILNNKLIINYFFATFDISQINSNLIDNTEYTTTTNYQNQIISLKRTSFSNGRDTILNEIEILENQTQPDYFTISTVKLKLADWYLLFEKRQSAMHLYNEAYQFAMLNDAGNTFTEDLFQKPIALPYLPNLATNTRENISKDLLLSNTKFIQASFDVTKHGRAKNIRVVNSNMKESTRLRSLALKSLRHTKFRPKLVKGIPIKTEQMKLHIFPK; the protein is encoded by the coding sequence ATGACAAAAAATTTATATTTGAATTTTAGTTTTTTAATACTGACATTTTTGTGTTTTTCTATTAGTGCAGCTAATACAATCAGTAACCCCAGTAACCCATTTAAACTTGCTGATAACAACTCACCAAAAACCTTAAATGAGCAAATCACAGACTACGAAAATGCAATTGAAGAACTCGAATCTGCTGAAGGCGTTTATAGTGATAAGTTAGCTCAAGAATTAGCCAATTTAGCCGACATATATCAAAAACAACAAAAGCATGATTTAGCGATCACCACTTTTAATCGTTCTCTTCATTTAAATAGAATTAATGATGGATTATATTCAAAAGCGCAAATTTCCATTTTAGAAAAAATAATTCTAAGCTTAAAACAGCAAAAAAAATGGAAACAAGTTCATGAGAAGTACAATTATTTATATTGGCTGCATAATCGTAATTTTGCCGAGCAAGATGAAGAGATGTTACAAGTTTTGGTTAAGTTGGCTAATTGGAATTTAACATCTTACGCCATGAGCTACTCTCCTAGCCCTGCGCAAGATCTCTATAATGCACATTACCTATATAAAATGGCGTTAAATATTAGTGAAACAGTTTATGGTGAATTTGATAAGCGCAATATATATATATTGAATAACAAATTGATAATAAACTATTTTTTTGCAACTTTTGATATTTCACAGATTAATTCAAACTTAATAGATAATACCGAATATACCACTACAACGAATTATCAAAACCAAATTATTTCACTCAAACGTACCAGCTTTTCAAATGGTAGAGATACAATATTAAATGAAATTGAGATATTGGAAAATCAGACGCAACCGGATTATTTTACTATTTCTACAGTTAAACTGAAACTTGCTGATTGGTATTTATTATTTGAAAAAAGGCAATCCGCTATGCATTTATACAATGAAGCTTATCAATTTGCGATGCTAAATGATGCTGGTAATACATTTACTGAAGACTTATTCCAAAAACCAATTGCACTTCCTTATTTACCAAATTTGGCCACTAATACCCGAGAAAACATATCGAAGGATTTATTACTATCAAATACTAAATTCATACAAGCATCTTTTGATGTGACTAAACATGGTCGAGCAAAAAACATAAGGGTTGTTAATTCAAATATGAAAGAAAGCACAAGGTTAAGATCACTTGCATTAAAATCATTGAGACATACTAAATTCAGACCTAAACTTGTAAAAGGAATACCGATAAAAACCGAACAAATGAAACTACATATCTTTCCGAAATAA
- a CDS encoding Xaa-Pro peptidase family protein encodes MTLGVGGSTIEKELNKLSDMTKEIDSISKNEFEARIYKAQSLMREQNIKAMYLDAGTNLYYFTGLKWYKSERLVGAILPAQGELEFIAPHFEEGSLRDHMLIQGRFNGWHEHESPYALFASTLNKMRISSGKIAIDESASFFVFDGLRKAASHYEYVNGSDVSALCRQIKSKSEIALMQRAKDMTIEVHKAAARVLHPGITTLEVTQFINEAHKRVGATGSSFCIVLFGLATSFPHGVKDPQTLKENDWVLIDTGCLLHGYNSDITRTYAYGEATAEQRAAWQVEKDAQINAFNEAKLNAPCGNVDDGARTVLEAHGYGPDYQLPGLPHRTGHGCGLDIHEWPYLVKGTETKLATGMVFSNEPMLVIPGKFGIRLEDHFYMDDNGPVWFTTPSHSIDDPFGLEA; translated from the coding sequence ATGACATTAGGCGTAGGTGGCTCTACGATAGAGAAAGAGCTAAATAAATTGTCAGATATGACAAAAGAGATTGATTCAATATCTAAAAATGAATTTGAAGCGCGTATTTATAAAGCACAATCGTTAATGCGTGAACAAAATATTAAAGCTATGTATCTAGATGCTGGCACTAATTTATATTATTTTACAGGTTTAAAATGGTATAAGAGTGAAAGGCTTGTAGGTGCTATTTTGCCAGCTCAGGGCGAATTAGAGTTTATCGCACCGCATTTTGAAGAAGGCTCTTTAAGAGATCATATGCTTATTCAAGGCCGTTTTAATGGTTGGCACGAGCATGAAAGCCCATATGCCCTATTTGCAAGTACTTTAAATAAAATGAGGATCTCATCAGGTAAAATTGCTATTGATGAGTCGGCTTCATTTTTTGTTTTTGATGGTTTAAGGAAAGCAGCGTCGCATTATGAATATGTTAATGGTTCAGATGTGAGCGCATTATGTAGGCAAATAAAATCAAAATCTGAAATTGCACTGATGCAGCGTGCAAAAGATATGACAATTGAAGTACACAAAGCTGCCGCTAGGGTTTTACATCCAGGCATAACAACATTGGAAGTAACGCAATTTATAAATGAAGCGCATAAACGAGTCGGTGCAACAGGTTCTTCTTTTTGCATCGTGCTATTTGGTTTAGCCACCTCATTCCCTCATGGTGTTAAAGATCCTCAGACCTTAAAAGAAAATGATTGGGTATTAATAGACACTGGGTGTTTATTACATGGTTACAATTCGGATATCACAAGAACTTATGCTTATGGAGAAGCAACAGCAGAGCAAAGAGCTGCTTGGCAGGTTGAAAAAGATGCTCAAATAAATGCCTTTAATGAAGCTAAATTGAATGCACCTTGTGGCAATGTTGATGACGGTGCAAGAACAGTATTAGAGGCTCATGGGTATGGTCCAGACTATCAGCTACCAGGCTTACCTCATAGAACGGGTCATGGATGTGGCTTAGATATCCATGAATGGCCATACTTAGTTAAAGGAACAGAAACAAAACTTGCAACTGGCATGGTATTTAGTAATGAACCTATGTTAGTGATCCCAGGAAAATTTGGAATCCGCTTAGAAGATCATTTTTATATGGATGACAATGGACCAGTATGGTTTACAACCCCTTCTCACTCGATAGATGATCCTTTCGGATTAGAAGCTTAA
- a CDS encoding cation diffusion facilitator family transporter, with amino-acid sequence MTDITTHKSSQRRLLTALAITCSFMIIQIIGAFYANSLAVYADAGHLFVHNSSLFIALIASALAIKLATTFSDGYRKAELTGGLINGCLYLLISGFILFQGSERLLEHEHHAGLEVNTFIMSSIAAVGFLFHGISAFVLYRGRKDSINVYAVFLHTFFDLLSTIITFITSIVIHYTGWLAADSISSMIISIFVLVTGLKLVHKCVIGLFFCGVRLPSVKKIEKALRQLDHVDNIHNLIIKIENKEICVGVHIVLKHACTLGKHDEICRLEVESLLKKQFNVTQCVLQIEAHGCNGAFA; translated from the coding sequence ATGACAGATATTACAACCCATAAATCTTCTCAAAGACGTTTATTAACAGCACTGGCCATCACTTGTAGCTTTATGATTATACAAATTATCGGTGCTTTTTATGCCAACTCACTTGCTGTGTATGCAGATGCAGGCCATTTGTTTGTTCATAATAGTTCATTATTTATCGCTTTAATTGCTTCTGCTCTTGCAATTAAACTTGCAACAACTTTTAGTGATGGTTACCGTAAAGCAGAGTTAACTGGCGGGTTAATTAATGGCTGTTTATATCTATTGATCAGTGGCTTTATTTTATTTCAAGGGTCTGAACGATTATTAGAGCATGAACATCACGCAGGATTAGAAGTTAATACTTTTATCATGTCTTCAATTGCTGCAGTTGGGTTCTTATTCCACGGTATTTCTGCTTTCGTATTATATAGAGGAAGAAAGGATAGCATAAATGTATACGCGGTCTTTCTTCATACATTTTTTGATTTATTATCCACAATCATAACGTTTATAACCAGTATTGTGATTCATTATACGGGTTGGTTAGCTGCAGATTCTATTTCAAGTATGATAATTTCAATTTTTGTATTAGTAACCGGTTTAAAACTCGTTCATAAGTGTGTCATCGGCTTATTCTTTTGTGGCGTACGCCTACCTTCAGTTAAAAAAATAGAAAAAGCCTTACGGCAGCTAGATCACGTTGATAATATTCATAACTTGATTATTAAAATTGAAAACAAAGAGATATGCGTAGGTGTACATATTGTATTAAAGCACGCTTGTACTTTAGGCAAGCATGATGAAATATGCCGTTTAGAGGTAGAATCTCTATTGAAAAAACAATTCAACGTTACTCAGTGTGTATTACAAATTGAAGCACACGGCTGTAATGGCGCATTTGCTTAA
- a CDS encoding cysteine hydrolase family protein — MSQSIRKEVMQASQNWINSFNNGDVNACIDRYTSNAFMQVHPFGRFNSKSEISNFWQGFAKSNPTDLVYKNVQIKVLSATQAILSANWSMNIASGFITKELWTLADDGQWYLEEDDFSVLTQLSEPLTDDKRSALVLVDFQNDYFENGKFQLEETKIAANQASKLLNKFRDENLPIIHIQHIFEDKQAAFFAPESNGIEIHHSVAPRDNEVVIVKHYIDSFTDTDLEQTLISLGIHNLLIVGAMAQACVQTICRTATHKGYKCTVIEDAIAAPKLSSKDEDFTGKQIVAANLLSLTFGGAKIRSLDDLL, encoded by the coding sequence ATGAGCCAATCAATTAGAAAAGAAGTAATGCAAGCGAGTCAAAACTGGATAAATAGCTTTAATAATGGTGACGTAAATGCGTGTATAGACAGATATACATCAAATGCATTTATGCAAGTACATCCTTTTGGACGCTTTAATTCTAAATCTGAGATATCTAATTTTTGGCAAGGTTTTGCAAAAAGTAATCCAACAGATTTAGTTTATAAAAACGTTCAGATAAAAGTACTCAGCGCTACACAAGCTATATTATCTGCAAACTGGAGTATGAATATTGCTAGTGGTTTTATTACAAAAGAGCTTTGGACTTTAGCTGACGATGGTCAATGGTATTTAGAAGAAGATGATTTTAGTGTTTTAACACAATTGAGCGAACCTTTAACTGATGATAAACGCTCAGCTTTGGTATTGGTTGACTTTCAAAACGATTATTTTGAAAATGGTAAATTTCAATTGGAAGAAACTAAGATCGCAGCAAATCAAGCAAGTAAATTATTAAATAAATTTAGAGATGAAAATCTGCCTATTATTCATATACAACATATTTTCGAAGACAAACAAGCTGCTTTTTTTGCTCCTGAATCAAATGGCATTGAAATTCACCATAGTGTCGCCCCTAGAGATAATGAAGTTGTGATTGTTAAACATTACATAGACAGCTTTACTGATACAGATTTGGAGCAAACTTTAATATCGCTAGGCATTCATAATCTTTTGATAGTCGGCGCTATGGCACAGGCTTGTGTTCAAACAATCTGCAGAACAGCAACCCATAAAGGCTATAAATGTACTGTTATTGAAGATGCAATAGCAGCACCAAAATTATCGTCTAAAGATGAAGATTTTACAGGAAAACAAATTGTTGCTGCTAATTTATTATCTTTAACCTTTGGTGGCGCAAAAATAAGATCCCTTGATGACTTGTTATAA